In Candidatus Methylacidiphilales bacterium, one DNA window encodes the following:
- a CDS encoding RHS repeat-associated core domain-containing protein: MTWKETRYLGYGPSREAVKKRLGEGVGLHEASGWRGYRLEGDVIHMGARLYHYPTGRFLQADPLGHASDMSLYSYANNDPVNAIDPTGRHSSGLTSGISGFNSTQMGNSMQNTISVISGGINTNRGGWETNNSILIFGSQVLSKLSDVTLAHDRNWQNFTQSAVAQIQEVRNQYGMGANIEWSVQRSTYEQRAINDGHARDYYASQIERTASQNNVNLRWYNSDYDLAININTTTSGGNRTGNSQISETYYFGHGKAGEMMLQYNDSSNSSRLTDNEIRGMINGGAFTDNSTFINYGCNGATCHENDSVVDAWGDVSGGSATGVRGTTSYHGVPSGNPVIPNKGASWFPFEP, from the coding sequence ATGACGTGGAAAGAGACACGCTATCTGGGTTACGGCCCCTCGCGCGAAGCGGTAAAGAAGCGGCTGGGCGAGGGAGTGGGCTTGCACGAGGCATCAGGCTGGCGCGGGTATCGCCTCGAAGGCGACGTCATTCACATGGGGGCGAGGCTTTATCATTATCCCACGGGAAGGTTCTTGCAGGCTGATCCTTTGGGGCATGCCTCGGATATGAGTCTTTACAGTTATGCGAATAATGATCCGGTGAATGCGATCGATCCCACAGGCCGCCATTCCAGCGGCTTGACGAGTGGGATCAGCGGGTTTAATTCGACACAGATGGGGAATTCGATGCAAAATACCATCTCCGTGATCAGCGGCGGGATTAATACGAATAGAGGGGGATGGGAAACAAATAATTCAATTTTAATTTTTGGATCACAAGTTCTAAGTAAATTATCTGATGTAACTCTTGCACATGATCGCAACTGGCAAAACTTCACGCAATCAGCAGTGGCACAAATCCAAGAAGTAAGAAATCAGTATGGAATGGGTGCGAATATAGAATGGAGTGTGCAGCGATCAACCTATGAACAAAGAGCTATCAATGATGGACATGCTAGAGATTACTATGCATCGCAGATTGAGAGAACGGCCTCGCAAAATAATGTGAATTTGAGATGGTATAATTCAGATTACGATTTAGCGATTAATATAAATACCACAACATCTGGAGGTAATCGAACAGGAAACTCGCAGATATCGGAGACGTATTATTTTGGCCATGGAAAAGCAGGGGAAATGATGCTGCAATATAACGATAGCTCTAATAGTTCACGATTAACTGATAATGAAATTAGAGGAATGATCAATGGAGGCGCATTTACAGATAATTCTACATTTATCAATTACGGATGTAATGGTGCCACGTGTCACGAAAATGATTCAGTGGTGGATGCTTGGGGAGATGTGAGCGGAGGGAGTGCTACAGGTGTAAGAGGAACCACTAGCTATCACGGCGTGCCAAGTGGTAATCCTGTCATTCCAAACAAAGGCGCATCTTGGTTTCCTTTTGAACCTTAG